One region of Limnospira fusiformis SAG 85.79 genomic DNA includes:
- a CDS encoding glycosyltransferase family 4 protein, giving the protein MRILSIHNNYQIRGGEDESTQAEANLLKANGNQVDIYQDSNERVASLNRVHLASTTIWSTEAYKIVKQKLRTHPTDIVHVQNFFPLISPSVYYAAKSEGVPVVQTLRNYRLICPNGLFFRSDRICEDCLGKFVPYPGVIHACYRENRAASAITATMLTLHRMARTWVNQVDIFITLSQFARQKFIEAGWSEDRIIVKPNFVYPDPGVGSGEGGYALFVGRLSVEKGLDVLIDAWQNLRQPVPLKIVGDGPLVPRVQAAAEKLPHIQWLGRRPLPEVYKLMGEAMVLIFPSKWYETFGRVAVEAFAKGTPVIASNLGAIAELVEDGRTGLRFKPSDPISLAEQVESLISHPEKLPQMRREARAEFEAKYTAQQNYEQLKSIYQLVLSKP; this is encoded by the coding sequence ATGCGTATTTTGTCTATTCATAACAATTATCAAATTCGAGGCGGGGAAGACGAATCAACCCAAGCCGAAGCTAATTTGCTCAAAGCAAATGGTAATCAAGTTGATATTTATCAAGATAGCAATGAGCGAGTTGCCAGCCTTAATCGAGTACATTTAGCTTCTACAACCATTTGGTCTACAGAAGCCTACAAAATAGTTAAACAAAAGTTGCGAACCCACCCCACAGATATTGTTCATGTTCAAAACTTTTTCCCCTTAATCTCTCCATCAGTATATTATGCGGCTAAATCTGAGGGAGTCCCAGTAGTTCAAACCCTCCGAAATTACCGATTAATTTGCCCTAATGGATTGTTTTTTCGCTCCGATCGCATTTGTGAAGACTGTCTAGGTAAATTTGTACCCTATCCCGGAGTTATTCACGCCTGTTACCGAGAAAATCGAGCCGCCAGTGCCATCACTGCAACCATGTTAACCCTACACCGTATGGCTCGCACTTGGGTAAATCAGGTAGATATATTTATTACTCTCAGCCAATTTGCTCGCCAGAAATTTATTGAAGCCGGGTGGTCAGAAGACCGAATAATAGTTAAACCTAACTTTGTCTATCCCGATCCAGGAGTCGGCAGTGGGGAAGGGGGATATGCGCTATTTGTAGGTAGATTATCTGTAGAAAAAGGCTTAGATGTGCTGATTGATGCTTGGCAAAATCTCCGTCAACCAGTACCCTTAAAAATTGTGGGGGATGGTCCTTTAGTCCCCCGTGTCCAAGCCGCTGCTGAGAAATTACCTCACATTCAATGGTTAGGACGTAGACCCCTCCCAGAAGTGTATAAATTGATGGGAGAAGCCATGGTTTTAATTTTCCCTTCTAAATGGTATGAAACCTTTGGTAGAGTCGCTGTAGAAGCCTTTGCTAAGGGTACTCCTGTAATTGCTTCTAACTTAGGTGCGATCGCCGAATTAGTAGAAGATGGTCGCACGGGACTGCGATTTAAACCCAGCGATCCCATCAGTCTTGCCGAACAAGTTGAATCCCTAATTTCCCATCCTGAAAAACTCCCTCAAATGCGCCGAGAAGCCAGGGCAGAATTTGAAGCCAAATATACAGCACAACAAAATTATGAGCAACTGAAATCAATTTACCAGTTAGTTTTGAGTAAACCCTAG
- the rpiA gene encoding ribose-5-phosphate isomerase RpiA: MSPEQDPVKLMKQQVGKAAADRVKSGSIVGLGTGSTTAYTIQFLGERLKSGEIKDIKGVPTSFQASVLAKEYGIPLTTLDEIDHIDIAIDGADEVDPHKNLIKGGGAAHTREKIVDCLADQFIVVVDGSKIVDRLGSTFLLPVEVMPMAMTPVMAAITKLGGKPTLRMGVKKAGPVITDQGNMVIDVKFDAIDNPAELEKTLNNIPGVLENGLFVGVADVILVGEIKDGQPVVREIS, encoded by the coding sequence ATGAGTCCAGAACAAGACCCCGTTAAGTTAATGAAGCAACAGGTTGGCAAAGCGGCAGCAGACCGGGTTAAGTCCGGTTCCATTGTCGGACTGGGAACGGGGTCAACCACAGCATACACAATTCAATTTTTAGGAGAACGCCTCAAAAGTGGGGAAATCAAAGATATTAAAGGCGTTCCCACCTCATTCCAAGCCTCTGTACTTGCCAAGGAATATGGCATTCCCCTCACCACTTTAGATGAAATTGACCATATTGATATCGCCATTGATGGTGCTGATGAGGTTGATCCTCACAAAAATTTAATCAAAGGTGGTGGTGCCGCTCACACTCGCGAAAAAATTGTAGACTGTTTAGCAGATCAGTTTATTGTAGTTGTAGATGGTTCTAAAATCGTAGATCGTCTGGGTTCTACATTTTTATTACCCGTGGAAGTTATGCCAATGGCGATGACTCCGGTAATGGCAGCCATTACCAAACTTGGGGGTAAACCTACCCTGAGAATGGGAGTCAAAAAAGCTGGACCTGTGATTACAGACCAGGGAAATATGGTGATTGATGTCAAATTTGATGCGATCGATAATCCCGCCGAATTAGAAAAAACCCTCAACAATATTCCTGGGGTTTTAGAAAATGGTTTGTTTGTCGGTGTGGCTGATGTTATCCTAGTGGGAGAAATCAAAGACGGTCAACCTGTTGTCCGCGAGATTTCCTAA
- a CDS encoding tetratricopeptide repeat protein: MNSEQIKVYCCQGQVFFSRGDYPASIEAYMKALELDIKNADVYIMLAESYIYNQEIDAAISALEKALKLQPDLAGAYMRVGNALQMCNCLDLAIWAYTQGLEIEPNYSIAYSNLGGVYYQQQRWHEAINCYQKCLGIDPDFAIVHWMLGNALIKSGDMAGAITCYQRAINLQDRPDFYRKLAEALEKNGQINEAIANYKTALKLDANNSDIIGKIAELKSRLETPVSGSISESMNFIEDATDSFDEQGVDFSGQVLEGELHYQEETQESEDLVTPPTEQLLIQADAKFWAQKPINPRVLSLQKQAELYLSQGKLEETVATCQQILKLDPNFLFVYVVLGNALHFQGKISSAIRAYNQALEIHPDFAEVHANLATMYLQNGQVNEAIAAYQKSIEIKPDLAAVHWNLGRVYQQLGNTEAAINSWKIALELKPDLVEADFHFELGNILARRGEYEPAIASYQRAISRKPNWAEPYANIGCLRVQQDRLKEALDQLQKAIALSPKMPELYLHTARIFTKLRRHQDAINHYQKVIELQPNFPDAYANLANMQAILGQLPEAIANYQKTLQLKPEWAEVYCRLAHIQKQKEPKEAVANLEKALELKPDFAEAYQQLCDLLSHSTNLGKARKVADRYWENCGKTLPVLCAIAYIFSYTQSGACEQALAKLEHLETICNNSMETLTEIEIRLIYEIILFTVPHLRDNLEGNAQFYQIICQSYYQEPIATPPSIYAEPRSPLKIGFLSKHFRRHSVGWCAEGVIKEMSAITPHINLYISGILHPDEVTARYEQTVAKCYWPKSYPNGFASAEELSQEIRSDRIDVLVDLDSVTIPVNVQVLHKSPAPVCVTWLGFDAPYLTSNHYLICDQHTHPPGIEKHYLERLVRLPDTAVAIAGLPTRPVDRNMVRQQLNIPPNAVAYLCVAPGRKTNGEMIKAQVNILRSVPNSVLIRKGQGDAQLLREMYNQACEDLGVDINRLIFLGLTKTEEEHRAIYKVADVMLDSYPYNGGTHNLEALWSELPVVTRSGRQYLSRMGYAFLKSVNLDIGVAWSWEEYTQLGIEFGQNATLRQQISNHLARVKQPETLAPLWNPKQLAIQMYRTFEQLRRVTN; encoded by the coding sequence GTGAATTCAGAGCAGATTAAGGTTTATTGTTGTCAGGGCCAGGTTTTTTTTAGTCGGGGTGATTATCCAGCTAGTATTGAGGCTTATATGAAGGCTTTAGAACTGGATATTAAAAATGCCGATGTTTATATCATGTTGGCAGAATCATATATTTATAATCAGGAAATTGATGCAGCTATTTCGGCTTTAGAAAAGGCTTTAAAATTACAGCCTGATTTGGCTGGGGCTTATATGCGAGTTGGCAATGCTCTGCAAATGTGTAATTGTCTGGATTTGGCTATTTGGGCTTATACTCAAGGGTTGGAAATTGAGCCAAATTATAGCATAGCTTATAGTAATTTGGGTGGTGTTTATTATCAGCAACAGAGATGGCATGAGGCGATTAATTGTTATCAGAAATGCCTGGGAATTGATCCTGATTTTGCGATTGTTCATTGGATGCTAGGAAATGCTTTGATTAAATCAGGGGATATGGCGGGCGCTATTACCTGTTATCAGCGGGCGATTAACCTACAAGACAGACCGGATTTTTATCGCAAACTGGCGGAAGCGCTAGAGAAAAATGGTCAGATTAATGAGGCGATCGCCAATTATAAAACCGCCCTCAAACTTGATGCTAATAATAGTGATATTATCGGGAAAATTGCCGAATTAAAATCCCGGCTAGAAACTCCGGTTTCCGGGTCTATCAGTGAATCGATGAATTTTATAGAAGATGCTACCGATAGTTTTGATGAACAGGGGGTAGATTTTTCGGGTCAAGTCTTAGAAGGGGAATTACACTATCAGGAAGAAACCCAGGAATCAGAGGATTTAGTTACCCCTCCCACTGAACAGTTATTAATTCAAGCAGATGCAAAATTTTGGGCACAAAAGCCGATAAATCCCAGGGTATTATCCTTACAAAAACAAGCAGAATTATATTTATCTCAGGGCAAATTAGAGGAAACTGTTGCCACCTGTCAGCAAATCTTAAAACTCGATCCTAATTTTTTATTTGTCTATGTAGTCCTGGGTAATGCCTTACATTTTCAAGGCAAAATATCCTCAGCCATTCGCGCCTACAATCAAGCCTTAGAAATTCATCCCGATTTTGCGGAAGTTCATGCTAATCTAGCGACCATGTATCTGCAAAATGGGCAGGTAAATGAAGCGATCGCCGCTTATCAAAAGTCCATTGAGATTAAACCGGACTTGGCGGCGGTACATTGGAATTTAGGGAGAGTTTATCAACAATTAGGAAATACAGAAGCCGCCATTAATTCCTGGAAAATCGCCTTAGAATTAAAACCCGATTTAGTAGAAGCCGACTTTCACTTTGAGTTAGGCAATATTCTGGCGCGACGGGGTGAATATGAACCAGCGATCGCCAGTTATCAACGGGCAATTTCCCGGAAACCCAATTGGGCGGAACCCTATGCTAATATCGGCTGTTTACGGGTGCAGCAAGACCGCTTAAAAGAGGCTTTAGACCAGTTACAAAAAGCCATTGCTCTCAGCCCCAAAATGCCGGAACTGTATCTACACACCGCCCGCATTTTTACCAAACTCCGCCGCCACCAAGATGCCATTAATCACTATCAAAAAGTAATTGAACTCCAACCCAATTTTCCCGATGCCTATGCTAATTTAGCGAATATGCAGGCAATCCTTGGACAACTACCAGAGGCGATCGCTAACTATCAAAAAACCCTACAATTAAAACCAGAATGGGCAGAAGTTTACTGTCGTCTCGCCCATATTCAAAAACAAAAGGAACCCAAAGAAGCCGTAGCCAACCTAGAAAAAGCGCTGGAACTTAAACCAGATTTTGCCGAAGCCTATCAACAACTCTGTGATCTTCTCAGCCATTCCACCAATTTAGGAAAAGCCAGAAAGGTAGCCGATCGCTACTGGGAAAACTGCGGTAAAACTCTACCCGTCCTATGCGCGATCGCCTATATTTTTTCCTATACTCAATCAGGCGCTTGTGAACAGGCATTAGCCAAACTCGAACACTTAGAAACCATCTGCAATAACAGCATGGAAACCCTCACAGAAATCGAAATCAGGCTAATTTATGAAATCATTTTATTTACAGTTCCCCACCTCCGGGATAACTTAGAAGGAAACGCCCAATTTTATCAGATAATTTGTCAATCTTATTACCAAGAACCCATAGCCACTCCCCCGTCTATTTATGCCGAACCGCGTTCCCCTTTAAAAATCGGTTTTCTTTCCAAACATTTTCGCCGCCATTCCGTGGGTTGGTGTGCCGAAGGAGTCATCAAAGAAATGTCCGCAATTACCCCCCATATTAATTTATATATTAGTGGCATACTGCACCCCGATGAGGTAACAGCCAGATATGAACAAACCGTCGCTAAATGCTATTGGCCGAAATCCTATCCCAATGGTTTTGCCTCCGCAGAAGAATTAAGTCAAGAAATCCGAAGCGATCGCATTGATGTATTAGTTGATCTCGACTCAGTAACCATTCCTGTAAACGTGCAAGTTTTGCATAAATCCCCCGCCCCAGTTTGTGTAACTTGGTTAGGATTTGATGCCCCCTATCTCACCAGTAACCATTATCTAATTTGTGACCAACATACTCACCCACCCGGAATAGAAAAACATTATCTCGAACGCCTAGTTAGGCTACCAGATACCGCCGTAGCCATAGCCGGACTTCCCACCCGTCCCGTAGATAGAAACATGGTGAGACAACAGTTAAATATCCCCCCAAATGCCGTAGCTTATCTATGCGTTGCGCCGGGGCGAAAAACCAATGGGGAGATGATCAAAGCCCAGGTTAATATTCTGCGATCGGTTCCCAATAGTGTATTAATTCGCAAAGGTCAAGGGGATGCCCAACTACTGCGAGAAATGTATAACCAAGCCTGCGAAGACCTAGGAGTTGACATCAATCGTTTAATCTTTTTAGGACTCACCAAAACCGAAGAAGAACACCGGGCGATTTATAAAGTTGCGGATGTCATGTTAGATTCCTACCCCTACAATGGAGGAACCCATAACCTAGAGGCATTATGGTCAGAATTACCCGTAGTCACCAGGTCAGGTAGACAGTATTTATCGCGGATGGGTTATGCTTTCCTAAAATCAGTTAACCTTGATATAGGTGTAGCTTGGAGTTGGGAAGAATACACCCAACTAGGGATTGAATTTGGTCAAAATGCCACATTAAGACAGCAAATTAGTAACCATTTAGCCAGAGTTAAACAACCAGAAACTCTCGCCCCCTTGTGGAATCCTAAACAGTTAGCCATTCAAATGTATCGAACCTTTGAACAATTAAGGCGCGTGACTAATTAG
- a CDS encoding serine/threonine protein kinase, with protein sequence MEHPVSSTVHCINPKCPKPHGQPWGNRFCQSCGAPLQLNDRYIPLNSLGSGGFSRLYTIWDLKTQSEKVLKVLVQPDPKALELFEQEARVLASLQHSGVPRVVPDGYFFLRRRNRNPLQLPCLIMEKINGLTLEEILAEYPQGCPEELVMLWLHQALDILRELHKRGIVHRDLKPSNLMLRLPHPQTLDYSQLADSPLVMIDFGGAKQIGTLVHSDRETTPRSHTRLVSPGYSPPEQIVGAAITPATDFYALGRTCIHLLTGLFPAELEDPMTGKLQWQHRVAVTPGFAELLDCMVENDVNERPQNADDIQTYLFRIARMKRHPRRMMSFPQLFLDVIKTALIEVDRIIWGGLKLVGRSLLAISQAITETLWQIGLASSGGMLGAGLGLILAYQSPLGQILGDLLKPSLPLLFSHLSNNLGAEIIVLSLAGLGTGLGLTDGAGFQQRRHYKWAGVMGVFGYLTGGLLWRIISTISLVPGFGNLAMARWFCIGMTTVILTWGLDWKSHRSVYAIVSASATSAIFWGLANLNILPIYLLQFPQVSLIAEWVQFRYAITFVGLLGCTIALSLAVIHYTIIPILRLIGWK encoded by the coding sequence GTGGAACATCCCGTTTCATCTACTGTTCACTGTATTAACCCCAAATGCCCTAAACCCCATGGCCAGCCTTGGGGTAATAGGTTTTGTCAAAGTTGCGGTGCGCCATTGCAACTCAACGATCGCTATATTCCCTTAAACAGTCTAGGAAGTGGCGGCTTTTCCAGGCTGTACACCATTTGGGACTTGAAAACCCAATCCGAAAAAGTCCTGAAAGTCCTCGTGCAACCCGACCCCAAAGCCCTAGAATTATTTGAACAAGAAGCCAGAGTTTTGGCATCCCTACAGCATTCGGGAGTCCCACGGGTAGTCCCAGACGGCTATTTTTTCCTACGAAGACGCAACCGTAACCCCTTACAACTTCCCTGCTTAATCATGGAAAAAATTAACGGCCTTACTCTCGAGGAAATTCTCGCCGAATATCCCCAAGGCTGTCCTGAAGAGTTGGTCATGCTGTGGCTGCATCAGGCTTTGGATATTTTGCGGGAGTTACACAAACGGGGAATTGTACACCGAGACCTGAAACCGTCTAACCTGATGTTGCGTTTACCCCACCCGCAAACCCTCGACTACAGCCAGCTTGCGGATAGTCCCTTGGTGATGATTGACTTTGGCGGCGCGAAACAAATTGGGACTTTAGTCCATAGCGATCGAGAAACTACCCCCAGAAGCCACACCCGCCTAGTTTCTCCCGGTTATAGTCCCCCGGAGCAAATAGTTGGGGCCGCCATAACTCCGGCCACCGATTTTTATGCTTTGGGGCGAACCTGTATCCACCTGTTAACGGGTCTGTTTCCCGCCGAACTTGAAGACCCCATGACCGGAAAATTGCAATGGCAACATCGGGTGGCCGTGACTCCCGGCTTTGCCGAATTACTTGATTGTATGGTCGAAAATGATGTGAATGAGCGCCCCCAAAATGCTGATGATATTCAAACCTATCTATTCCGCATCGCCAGGATGAAAAGGCATCCCCGCCGGATGATGTCCTTTCCTCAACTGTTTCTTGATGTCATCAAAACTGCATTAATTGAAGTCGATCGCATTATCTGGGGGGGATTGAAATTGGTTGGGCGCAGCCTCCTGGCTATATCTCAGGCTATCACCGAAACCCTTTGGCAAATCGGGTTGGCTAGTTCAGGAGGAATGCTGGGGGCGGGGTTAGGGTTAATTTTAGCCTATCAATCTCCCCTCGGTCAAATATTAGGGGATTTACTCAAGCCTTCTTTACCCCTGTTGTTTAGTCATCTATCTAACAATTTGGGCGCGGAAATTATAGTGTTAAGTTTAGCCGGATTAGGCACAGGTTTAGGCTTGACCGATGGCGCAGGTTTTCAGCAACGCCGTCACTATAAATGGGCGGGCGTGATGGGTGTATTCGGATATTTAACGGGGGGGTTACTGTGGCGCATTATCAGTACCATCTCCCTAGTGCCAGGGTTTGGCAATTTGGCTATGGCGAGATGGTTTTGTATAGGAATGACTACCGTGATTTTAACCTGGGGATTGGATTGGAAAAGCCATCGCTCGGTTTATGCGATCGTTTCCGCCAGCGCCACCAGCGCTATTTTTTGGGGTTTAGCTAACTTGAATATCCTGCCCATTTATCTATTACAATTTCCCCAAGTCAGTCTGATAGCCGAGTGGGTACAGTTCAGGTATGCTATTACTTTTGTGGGTTTATTGGGCTGCACTATAGCTTTATCTTTGGCAGTAATTCACTATACAATTATCCCGATTTTACGCCTGATAGGATGGAAATAG
- a CDS encoding aldo/keto reductase, with translation MHYRRFGRTELPMPVLSCGGMRYQYQWQDASPEKIPPESQRNLEAVIRRSLESGINHIETARGYGTSEMQLGWILPKLPRERLIIQTKVSPKPDPAEFRRDFDKSLKYLQLDYVDLLGLHGINTPELLEYSIRPGGCLEVAQELQKEGKVRFIGFSTHGPTDVIVNAIATDKFDYVNLHWYYINQLNWRAIEAANRHDMGVFIISPSDKGGKLYDPPQKLVDLCSPISPIVFNNLFCLSYPQVHTLSLGASKPTDFDEHLQAMDLLDRWDEILPPILEKLEKTAIEALGEDWFKTWNQGLPNPEDTPNNINIPIILWLRNLAIAYDMTEYGKMRYNLLGNGGHWFPGQNAATIDQVDLSDCLKNSPHADKIPQLLRETHQLLGGQSVPRLSQS, from the coding sequence ATGCACTATAGAAGGTTTGGACGAACTGAACTGCCGATGCCTGTATTATCCTGTGGTGGAATGCGGTATCAATATCAGTGGCAAGATGCCTCTCCTGAAAAAATACCCCCCGAAAGTCAGCGGAATTTAGAAGCGGTAATTCGCCGTTCCCTAGAGTCGGGAATTAACCATATTGAAACCGCTAGGGGTTATGGTACATCGGAGATGCAACTGGGTTGGATTTTACCAAAACTACCCCGCGAAAGGCTAATTATTCAAACCAAAGTTTCCCCGAAACCAGACCCGGCTGAGTTTCGCCGTGACTTTGACAAATCTCTGAAATATTTACAGTTAGACTATGTGGATTTATTGGGTCTACATGGGATTAATACCCCGGAACTGTTAGAATATTCGATTCGACCCGGTGGCTGTTTAGAAGTCGCTCAAGAATTGCAAAAAGAAGGAAAAGTCAGATTTATTGGGTTTTCCACCCACGGGCCAACGGATGTTATTGTTAATGCGATCGCTACTGATAAATTCGACTATGTTAACCTACACTGGTATTATATCAATCAACTAAATTGGCGCGCCATTGAAGCCGCCAACCGTCATGATATGGGAGTGTTTATCATCAGTCCTTCTGATAAAGGGGGGAAATTATATGATCCGCCTCAAAAGTTAGTAGACCTATGTTCTCCCATTAGTCCCATTGTATTTAACAACTTATTTTGTTTATCTTATCCCCAAGTTCATACCCTCAGTTTAGGCGCATCGAAACCTACAGATTTTGATGAACATTTACAGGCTATGGACCTCCTAGACCGTTGGGATGAAATCTTACCCCCCATTTTAGAAAAGTTAGAGAAAACCGCCATAGAAGCCCTAGGGGAAGATTGGTTCAAGACATGGAATCAGGGTTTACCTAACCCAGAAGATACACCCAATAATATTAATATTCCCATCATTCTCTGGTTAAGAAATTTAGCGATCGCATACGATATGACCGAATATGGTAAAATGCGCTATAACTTACTGGGAAATGGTGGTCATTGGTTCCCCGGACAAAACGCCGCCACTATTGACCAAGTAGATTTAAGTGACTGTTTAAAAAATAGTCCCCACGCCGATAAAATCCCCCAATTATTGCGAGAAACCCATCAACTGCTAGGCGGTCAATCAGTCCCCAGATTATCTCAAAGTTAA